The following proteins are co-located in the Acidicapsa acidisoli genome:
- a CDS encoding DUF6807 domain-containing protein translates to MPKIAAFSLLATVLLSAASALAVAPGKGIQVVPDEAHRRVDIKVDGKPFTSYIWPTSLKKPTLYPLITEEGIPVTRGYPLEPRAGERVDHPHHAGLWFNYGNANGFDFWNNSDAIPPDTRSKMGTILHTKVVSATSGADRGELVVESAWITGANEQILNETTRYVFRRRSSVRFIDQAVTLTALDRVVFKDDKEGLLGMRVARWLESPTEKGGAFTDANGNSTKVDAAPTDATGSTPATGVYLTSEDVKGDAAWGTRGKWCALTGHTRSHTVTIAIFDHPENPGYPTYWHARGYGLFAANPLGQSIFDPKKPPFDYTLEKGQSVTFRYRIALYSGATTSPELNRESGAFATEPR, encoded by the coding sequence ATGCCTAAAATCGCGGCGTTCAGTCTGCTGGCTACAGTGTTGTTGAGTGCGGCGAGCGCGTTGGCCGTTGCGCCCGGCAAGGGAATTCAGGTTGTGCCGGATGAGGCGCATCGGCGCGTCGATATCAAGGTCGACGGCAAGCCCTTCACCTCGTATATCTGGCCCACTTCCTTGAAGAAGCCGACTCTCTACCCGCTGATTACCGAAGAAGGCATCCCGGTCACGCGAGGCTACCCGCTGGAGCCTCGCGCGGGGGAGCGCGTCGATCATCCTCACCACGCGGGCCTCTGGTTCAACTACGGCAACGCCAATGGCTTCGATTTCTGGAACAACTCGGACGCCATCCCGCCGGATACCCGGTCGAAGATGGGTACGATCCTGCATACGAAGGTCGTCTCTGCAACAAGCGGCGCGGATCGCGGCGAACTGGTTGTTGAATCCGCGTGGATTACCGGAGCAAACGAGCAGATTCTCAACGAGACGACGCGCTATGTCTTCCGGCGTCGCAGCAGTGTCCGATTCATTGATCAGGCCGTCACGCTCACAGCTCTTGACCGCGTCGTCTTCAAAGACGACAAAGAGGGGCTGCTCGGGATGCGCGTCGCGCGCTGGCTCGAATCGCCCACCGAAAAAGGCGGCGCCTTCACGGATGCCAATGGAAACTCCACGAAAGTCGATGCCGCGCCAACAGACGCCACCGGCTCAACTCCGGCAACCGGCGTTTACCTCACCAGCGAAGACGTGAAGGGAGACGCAGCCTGGGGAACACGCGGCAAGTGGTGCGCGCTGACAGGGCACACCAGGAGCCACACCGTCACGATCGCTATCTTCGATCACCCGGAGAATCCCGGCTATCCAACCTACTGGCACGCGCGCGGCTATGGACTATTCGCAGCTAATCCGCTGGGCCAAAGCATCTTCGACCCGAAAAAACCGCCATTTGACTACACGCTGGAAAAAGGCCAGTCCGTTACATTTCGTTACCGTATCGCACTGTACTCAGGCGCAACGACCTCGCCCGAACTGAACCGCGAATCAGGAGCATTTGCGACCGAACCCCGCTGA
- a CDS encoding Gfo/Idh/MocA family oxidoreductase produces MSLKCDNRREFLKTGGAVLAATAVSWNASSYAKVLGANDRVKVGVIGCGDRMKSSLIPAFLENAKEMNFEFVAVSDIWNRRREEGAAYIQKLSGNSIAAVRNNDELYARKDVDAVLIATADFQHALHGVEAVEAGRDAYVEKPTAHTMDDARKFRAAVHKTGKIVQVGTQRRSTPSYQKAAEYIQSGKFGDIVMVEMTWNVNQPGRWRRPDVVPLLKEQDTDWKRYLLNRPYEPFDARKYLEFRLFWPYSSGIPDQWLVHQIDTVHWFSGYPHPRSVVANGGIYLWKDGRQNWDTMTAVFDYGPLDDPSKGFQVQYSSRFTNSAGGVKELYYSNGGMIDMDKQRVTPDGGLEAKEAAAMGLKANQLPSFSLMEKTESVSYGADTGRDPQTSANMRNWMECVRSRKTPNASIEAGYSHSIALCMNVAAIQTGEKVTFDHKTQQVMAGGKVYA; encoded by the coding sequence ATGTCATTGAAGTGCGACAATCGCAGAGAGTTTCTGAAGACGGGCGGCGCGGTGCTGGCTGCAACCGCAGTCTCATGGAATGCTTCGAGTTATGCCAAAGTGCTGGGCGCGAACGATCGCGTCAAGGTCGGCGTCATAGGCTGCGGCGACCGCATGAAGAGTTCGCTGATTCCTGCCTTCCTCGAAAATGCAAAGGAGATGAACTTCGAGTTTGTCGCCGTTTCCGATATATGGAACCGGCGTCGCGAAGAAGGCGCGGCTTATATTCAGAAACTCAGTGGGAATTCCATCGCGGCGGTTCGCAACAATGATGAGCTGTATGCGCGCAAGGATGTCGATGCAGTTCTGATTGCGACGGCTGATTTTCAGCACGCGCTGCATGGCGTGGAGGCGGTTGAAGCCGGGCGCGATGCCTATGTGGAGAAACCGACCGCGCACACGATGGACGATGCACGCAAGTTCCGCGCGGCTGTCCATAAGACAGGCAAGATCGTGCAGGTGGGAACGCAGCGCCGTTCGACGCCCAGCTATCAGAAGGCAGCGGAGTATATTCAATCCGGCAAGTTTGGCGACATCGTCATGGTCGAGATGACGTGGAACGTTAATCAGCCGGGCCGATGGCGGCGTCCCGATGTTGTACCGCTTTTGAAGGAGCAGGACACCGACTGGAAGCGCTACCTGCTCAACCGTCCCTATGAGCCGTTTGACGCGCGCAAGTATCTTGAATTCCGTCTCTTCTGGCCTTATTCCTCCGGCATTCCCGATCAGTGGCTGGTGCACCAGATCGATACGGTGCACTGGTTCAGCGGGTATCCACATCCGCGCAGCGTGGTTGCGAACGGCGGCATCTATCTCTGGAAGGACGGCAGGCAGAACTGGGATACGATGACCGCCGTCTTCGACTACGGCCCGCTTGACGATCCCAGCAAGGGATTCCAGGTGCAATACTCCTCGCGTTTCACGAATTCCGCTGGTGGAGTCAAGGAGCTTTATTACTCCAATGGCGGCATGATTGACATGGATAAGCAGCGTGTGACTCCCGATGGTGGCCTCGAAGCGAAGGAAGCAGCCGCGATGGGCCTCAAGGCAAACCAACTGCCGAGCTTCTCGCTGATGGAAAAGACCGAATCCGTTTCGTACGGGGCTGATACCGGCCGCGATCCGCAGACCTCGGCCAACATGCGTAACTGGATGGAGTGTGTCCGCTCGCGCAAGACTCCGAATGCTTCCATCGAGGCTGGTTACAGCCACTCCATCGCTCTCTGCATGAACGTTGCCGCCATCCAGACAGGCGAAAAGGTCACCTTCGACCATAAGACTCAGCAAGTCATGGCCGGGGGCAAGGTCTATGCCTAA
- a CDS encoding RNA polymerase sigma factor, with product MSVTSMIEQDRTISEVLAEEQSRLRKFIRKRVPNEADVEDLLQEVFFKLVEAHRLLTPIDYVTGWLFRVARNRITDFFRKKTAENFGDASVMDEEGEWLEIENLLPSPDAGPEAIYFRKVLLNELEQALRELPHEQREVFIAHELEGRSFKELSAETGENINTLLSRKRYAVLHLRERLHRIHDEFATK from the coding sequence ATGAGCGTGACTTCGATGATCGAGCAAGACCGAACTATCTCCGAGGTCCTCGCAGAAGAACAATCCCGATTGCGCAAGTTTATCCGCAAGCGTGTGCCAAACGAAGCAGATGTGGAAGATCTTCTCCAGGAAGTCTTCTTCAAACTGGTGGAAGCCCATCGCCTGCTCACGCCGATTGACTACGTAACCGGCTGGCTATTTCGCGTCGCGCGCAATCGCATCACTGACTTTTTCCGCAAGAAGACAGCAGAGAACTTCGGCGACGCGTCCGTCATGGATGAAGAGGGTGAATGGCTGGAGATTGAAAATCTACTGCCATCGCCAGATGCTGGACCGGAAGCAATCTATTTCCGCAAAGTCCTTCTTAATGAGTTGGAACAAGCGCTCCGCGAGCTGCCCCATGAACAGCGGGAAGTATTCATCGCCCACGAACTGGAAGGTCGCAGCTTCAAAGAGTTGTCCGCCGAAACCGGCGAAAACATCAACACGCTACTCTCACGTAAACGGTATGCAGTGCTCCATCTGCGTGAAAGATTGCATCGCATTCACGACGAGTTCGCAACGAAATGA
- a CDS encoding DUF3106 domain-containing protein: protein MGNSWVMRNKWIFFVAPLAMAAFVWICGEVVMHLWNWLLPMLFGWHEITFWQGLGLLILCRILFGSWGSGSDRSNSRRHRADRWERMTPEERDKFRENMRTGCGPFGIPPAEGNEPA from the coding sequence ATGGGAAACTCCTGGGTTATGAGAAATAAGTGGATCTTCTTTGTCGCCCCGCTCGCAATGGCGGCTTTCGTCTGGATCTGCGGTGAAGTGGTGATGCATTTATGGAACTGGCTCCTGCCAATGCTCTTCGGTTGGCACGAAATCACTTTCTGGCAAGGCCTCGGGCTGCTGATTCTTTGCCGGATTCTCTTCGGAAGCTGGGGTAGCGGTTCAGACCGTTCCAACTCCCGCCGGCATCGGGCCGATCGCTGGGAACGCATGACGCCCGAAGAACGTGATAAATTTCGCGAAAACATGCGCACTGGTTGCGGTCCCTTCGGAATACCACCTGCCGAAGGTAACGAGCCAGCCTAA